Genomic window (Jeotgalibacillus aurantiacus):
TTTTAATTCCCGAAAGCAGGAAATATCGGGAATTTCATTTGACTCCAGACGTACTCAGGTAAATCATGCATTTTTTTGCTTAAAAGGCGAGGTTGCTGATGGACATGAATTTATAGATGAAGCGATTAAAAATGGGGCTGTGCTTATTGTCGGGACTGATTTTTCAAAGCTTCAGGAAGTCAGCTTAAGGCATTTAACTGCAACATTTGTGGTAGTTGAGGATGATCGTACAGCGCTCGCTAATTTTTCAACACACTTTTATAAACATGCACATAAAAAGCTTAAAACCATTGCTGTCACTGGTACAAACGGTAAAACAACGGTTGCAGCTTTTGTCAGATCCCTGTTTACACAGTGCGGGATTCCAACAGGATCTATTGGCACGACAGGCATTTTCTCTTCCCGTGAGGAAATCGTATATAAAAAAAGTACGCCAACTACCCCCGAAGCGCCTGACCTGCATAAGATTTTTCATGATCTTCGTGAGCGTAAAGACCAGGCGGCTGTGATGGAAGTTTCTTCGATTGCAGTCGATCAGAAGCGTGTAGAAGGCATCGAATTTGATGTTGCCATTCATACTAACCTTTCTCTGGAGCATCTGGAGTATCATAAGACATTTGAACATTATAAGATGTCGAAAATGAAATTATTTGATCAGACAAAAAAAGCTGTCGTGAATATTGACGATGATCATATGGGAAGAGAATTAGCTTCTTCTTTTAAAGGTGATCTGATCACCTACAGTCTTGATCGTCATTCGGGAGCCGATCTGATCGCAGATAATTGTCACGTCACGGAAGAGGGAACATCTTTCGAACTGCTGGCAAATGGACAATCCTATCTAGTCAGATCATCCGTATATGGAAACTACAATGTGCAAAACCTCTTAGCTGCAATCGGAGCAGGACTTCATGCAGGGCTTTCTCTGGAAACGGTATTGCCTAATCTCATGACCATTGAAAATCCAAAAGGACGTTTTCAAGTGATCGAAGAGTACGGCAATCGAAGAATCATTATTGATTACGCCCACACACCTGTTGCCTTAAACAGCCTTCTTCAGGAGGTAAAGAAGCTTCCGCATCGCAGACTCATCGTGATGATCGCTGGGATTGGAATCAGAGACTTTGGGAAAATGCCGAAAATGGCTGAAACAGTCGAAGGAAAAGCGGATGAAATTATCGTGACAGTCGATCACCCTGGAGATCATGACCCTCAGAAAGTCGTTGATCAGGTCATGACAGGCTTCCGCTATCCTGACAATCTTTCGATTAATACTTCTTTGACCCGTAAAGAAGGAGTGTTAAAATCCTTATCACTGTCAGACGAGGGAGATGTCATCATCCTCTCAAGCGGCTGTATCAACGGAGCACAAATCGTCAAAGGGGAATACATTCCCCATTCAGATGAAGATATCATCCAGTCCTATTTTAAACATCATGTACCTGCCAAAAAGAAAAAAATATACCGGACTGAAAAAACGACAACATCATAAAACATAAAATAAAACAGCAGAATCACAATGCTTTGGTATTGTGGTGCTGCTGTTTTATTTTTTAAAAAAGGTAATGACTTGCGCACATTTTCAAAGGTCTGATGGCATCCGAAGACTCCTATGGCGGAAAGGGACAGGTGAAACAGCGTAATGCGGAGCATTAGCTGGCTCACCGCGCGGCCTTAGAAAAGCGGAGGCGACTCGTCCAGCCCCGACAAGCATAAGAGGAAAATGAACGAGGGTTGCTCTTTACCCTCGTTCATTTTTGACTTATGACCTCAAGGGGCTAGTCGCCGGAGCTGGACAAAAGAAAGCGGAGGATCTCCATGGACCTGATTATAAAAAATTTAAATTACATCATTCAACGTTTTTACATCCATTCAACTAACCAAAAATCATCCAACCTCCATAGAAATTCATCGATTTTAACCCTCACACTCAACACCAAAAACAATATTTCCCTATTTTACAACCATCACCCCATTCAGTACACTTCATGTAACAACTCGAAGGGATGTAATAATGATGATAAACAGAGCAGATTTATCAGTGGATATCGCCTTTATAGAACTCCATGACCGGGCTCAGCTGGATGCTTCCTACCACCCTGAATTCATATTTGACTTTCTTTATTCCTACTGGGGCAACAAAACAAAAACCATCGAAAGAAGACCTTTTGGTTATCCGGGAGAACCTTTGTCATCACGTTTAACGAAATTTTATTACCGGGGATTCAATCAGGATGGAGGAGATTTTGATCTCGAAGTCCGTTTTATGAATACTTTGGAAGATATTTTTATGGTCCCATTATTGTTAAAAGATCTTCATTTGCAGCGGGTTAATGGTGAAAAATATGATACCCCTCTCGTAATAATCAATATCCATTTCCAAAGACAATTTTCTATTGGAAATGATGAAGGCTATTTCATAAAAAGAAAGTATCGTGCCAATACCCCAGGCTTAAAACTCTCCCGTGATCTCCACGTTATTTCCATTAACCTTCCATGCTTTAAGTTATATTATAAAAACAATAAAGTTGATTTCAGTGAACGTTCATCTAAATGGTTATTAATGATGTCAGCTGTAAATCCATCAGGAAAAATAAACACCTCAACATATAGTGATCTTCTTGAATGTTCAACAGAAAGTGTGGAATTAGTACGACTGCTTCATGAATGGGAAAAAATGAACGCTGATAAAGAATTCTTTACCGAATATGAATACCGGCTAGGTGAGCTGAGAAGAGCAGCCAGTCTGTTATCAGAGGAATGGAAAGAGGTGAAAAATGACGGCTTGTATGAAGAAATGAACTGGGTATAGAAGCCAATTGAATTTTCCTTCCAACTGAAAAGTATGCCATAATAACAAAGTGAGTAAAAATTCAGTTTATACATCAGGAGGGGAAATAGATGGCTCTTATTCTATTTGATTTAGATGGTACTTTAGTTGATTCCTCGGATCACTTAATAGAAGCACTTCATCTTGCACTTGAGGACATGCCTCATCTTGAGGATCCTTCAATAGAAACAGTCCGGTCTGCATATGGGCTGACAGGAAACGATTTCTGGGCAAAGGTGGTACCGGAAGCATCACCGCAGGAAGTAACGATTATCAGAAAACGGCGCAGTATGTTTCTGAATCAGCTTGTGAAAGGAAAGAATATTTTGTTTCCTGGCGTCCGTGAGACATTGCAAACGTTAAAGGATCAGGGGCATGTTTTATCAACAGCGTCCAACTGCGGAACTCATTACCTTGATATGGTCCTTGATTCACAGAACATCCGTGAATACTTCACAAACCCGATCTGTCTTGGAACGATCAATGGGGAGAAGAAGGCAGATATACTGGAAGTGCACTTTGACCATTTTGAAGAAGAAGAGGCCATCATGGTGGGAGATCGCTATTCTGATATAGAAGCAGCGCGTGCTCATAACATACCGGTCGTTGCATGCACATATGGATTCGGACAGCCTGATGAGTGGGAAAAGGCAGATTATCAGGTGGATCGTATTGAAAAAATTCCTGAGATTCTCGCGCGGTAGGAGGAATTCAGATGACACGTTTTTTCTGTTCGTGGAGCGGAGGTAAGGATTCCGCTCTTTCCTTTTATAAAATGCTTCAGCAACATCACGATCCAGCTTTTCTTTTAACGATGTTTGAAGAATCGGAACAGCGATCCAGATCACATGCTATGCCTATGGAAGTCATTCAGGCTCAGGCTGATGCAGTGGGTGTTCCTTTAATTATAAGGGGAGCTTCCTGGGGAACTTATGAGGCGAAATTTTTAGAAGCACTTGAAGAAATGAAGAGTGACGATGTCCATGACGGAGTGTTTGGAGATATTGATCTTGAGGATCATTTGAAATGGGTACAGGATACGTGTGCCAAAAAGTCAGTGACTGCTCATCACCCGTTATGGAAATTAGAAAGACGAGACGTGCTGAATCAGTTACTTGAACACGGTTTTGAATGTATGATTATTGCGGTTCAGGACAGTAAACTTCCTGATACATTTCTAGGTCAGACGCTATCAGAAGATGTGATTCAACAGCTGGAATCATTCGGAGTGGATGCGTGTGGAGAAGAAGGAGAGTTTCATACTGTTGTTGTGGATGCCCCGATGTTTTCGCAGCGCCTATCACTTGTTGTGAATGGAATTCACCGTGAATCAGGTTATTCATTTGCTAAAGTGGAGCTTGTTAGATAATGAAGAGCGTATGTGGCTGAGTTAAGTTTATTAGGAATGAGCCTTAAAAACCGGGCCGGTGACATCCTTCGCTTTCCGCGGCCGCGCGGTGAACCAGCTAGTGCTGCGCACTACGCTGTTTCACCTGTCGCTTTACTGCCACAGGAGTCTCCGGATGTCACCGGCCCTTTTTGTAGAATTTCATAACTATATTTAAAAATATTAAAGTTTTTGTAACATTTCCTTCAGTTTATAGCTAAGAACTCAAGGAATTTGTTTCAACTGGTTCATGAGATCATTAATATTCAACTGGTCCTTCTTCCGGCCGTTCGCCTCTTTGCAGTTCACGGATGGAAAGGCCAAATGGCATTTCAAAATGGGGGTAGTCTTTAAAGCCTCTGAAGTCGCCTCCCCAGTCAAAGCCAAGGTCTTTGGCGATTGCAACGACCTCCATCCAGTCGGATTCCCCATTTTCATTCCCGTCATATTCCAGGTCCCAAAGAACATCTTCTCCATCACGAATGGCAAAATCGATGGCCAGTCCAAAGTTGTGATAAGACTCTCCGCCACGGGCATAGGATACGATGTTTCCTTCTGTTGTGCGGCCCTGTTCATAAATTTCATCCTGTTCTTCGAAGGATCGGAAATCATCTGTGATGATGATGTCGATTCCTCTTCCCGATGCTTCTTCTATTAACTGGTCGCGTTTTTCCGCAACGACCGGATGGAGACCCTGGGGTAAAGGCCTGTTTCTCAACTCTTCACGGTATTCCATTTCCTTATAAATCAACCATCCTGCAACTGCAACGATGGCTAAAACGATTGTGCTGTATAACAATCTCACAAATGATCACGCTCAATTGCCTGGCACGTTGGACAAAAATAAAGCCTTCTTGAACCCGCAATGATTTTTTCGATCGGTGTCCCATCAATCCTGCATGATTGACCAGCCCGGGCAAAAACCCAATGGCGATAAGCGGACCTCTTTTGACCTTGTGCCTTCAGTTTATTGGCAAGTTCAAGATCATTGGTAATACCGCCGGTTTCATAGGATTGTTTTGTTAATTGAAGAATGGCTTCAGCAGCAAGTCTCAGCTGATTTTCTCTGCAGTCTTTGGGTCTTAATGAAGGGTGAATCCCTGCTTTAAATAATATTTCGCTTCGCAAATAGTTCCCGTTTCCAGCAACAAATGCCTGGTCGAGCAGCAATGCAGTCCAGCGTCTGCCGGCAAATCTTTTATCCTTCATCCTAGTAATCAGATCTTTTGCTGAAACTTTTTGATTGAGTAGATCAGGTCCTGCTTTTGCGATAAAAGGATGAAGGTGAACCTCTTCATCTTTAAGCACTTCAATATCAGAGGCGCTGTATAAAAGAGCAGACTTCTTTTCTGTATGAACGGCAAGCCTCAGCTGACGATTCGTTTTCGGATAGTTATAAGCGTTTCTGATCACCCATTTACCATAAAGCTGGTTGTGACTGTATATCGTATAGCCGTTAGAGAAACGCATCAGCATGGCTTTGCCGACTGTTTCAACCTTCAACACTTTTTCACCGGCAAATAGAGGTTCATAATCCTGTAAATGTTCAAAAGCAAAAGACACCTCTAAAATGGTCTTTTGCTTAACGGCTTTTTCTATTTGATCAGCAGCACGTCTGATTTCAGGTCCTTCAGGCATAGTACCTCTTCCTTTTCTTAATTCTCCAGTTGAATTCTCTGCTTATATTTAAGAATTCGATATGCTGCATATCCATCACTGTATTTCCCATTCCCAAAGTTCACGGGTAATAGTGAGAATGCAGCAAAATAAACTGAGAAGTATGCATATTGATAATAAAAGACGTCAGGTTTAATGATATCCTGCATGATCAACACATTGATCAAAAGAATAGATCCAAGATTGAAAATAACGCCACCGAGATGCACCAGACAGTGAGTCAGGCGATTACTTGTTTTTAAATCCGTGTATTTACAAAAGGAATCTAAAAAATAAATCGTATGAACACTGATTGGACCTATACAGAAAAGTTTTTTTCCACGTCCAAGCGCGAATGTACATGTACCGCCAAAAATCCTGGCGAAAAACGCATGACCGAGTTGATGAATCAGAGAGACTGTAGGGAAGACAATTAAAAACGACCATAAAAAGGTCCACATATCTTTCAGTTGAAACATTATAACACCTTCTATTGTAATATTTCAT
Coding sequences:
- a CDS encoding Dph6-related ATP pyrophosphatase gives rise to the protein MTRFFCSWSGGKDSALSFYKMLQQHHDPAFLLTMFEESEQRSRSHAMPMEVIQAQADAVGVPLIIRGASWGTYEAKFLEALEEMKSDDVHDGVFGDIDLEDHLKWVQDTCAKKSVTAHHPLWKLERRDVLNQLLEHGFECMIIAVQDSKLPDTFLGQTLSEDVIQQLESFGVDACGEEGEFHTVVVDAPMFSQRLSLVVNGIHRESGYSFAKVELVR
- a CDS encoding M15 family metallopeptidase, with translation MEYREELRNRPLPQGLHPVVAEKRDQLIEEASGRGIDIIITDDFRSFEEQDEIYEQGRTTEGNIVSYARGGESYHNFGLAIDFAIRDGEDVLWDLEYDGNENGESDWMEVVAIAKDLGFDWGGDFRGFKDYPHFEMPFGLSIRELQRGERPEEGPVEY
- a CDS encoding HAD family hydrolase; protein product: MALILFDLDGTLVDSSDHLIEALHLALEDMPHLEDPSIETVRSAYGLTGNDFWAKVVPEASPQEVTIIRKRRSMFLNQLVKGKNILFPGVRETLQTLKDQGHVLSTASNCGTHYLDMVLDSQNIREYFTNPICLGTINGEKKADILEVHFDHFEEEEAIMVGDRYSDIEAARAHNIPVVACTYGFGQPDEWEKADYQVDRIEKIPEILAR
- the nei gene encoding endonuclease VIII, with product MPEGPEIRRAADQIEKAVKQKTILEVSFAFEHLQDYEPLFAGEKVLKVETVGKAMLMRFSNGYTIYSHNQLYGKWVIRNAYNYPKTNRQLRLAVHTEKKSALLYSASDIEVLKDEEVHLHPFIAKAGPDLLNQKVSAKDLITRMKDKRFAGRRWTALLLDQAFVAGNGNYLRSEILFKAGIHPSLRPKDCRENQLRLAAEAILQLTKQSYETGGITNDLELANKLKAQGQKRSAYRHWVFARAGQSCRIDGTPIEKIIAGSRRLYFCPTCQAIERDHL
- a CDS encoding UDP-N-acetylmuramoyl-L-alanyl-D-glutamate--2,6-diaminopimelate ligase translates to MVINFTETNMNINHIFNSRKQEISGISFDSRRTQVNHAFFCLKGEVADGHEFIDEAIKNGAVLIVGTDFSKLQEVSLRHLTATFVVVEDDRTALANFSTHFYKHAHKKLKTIAVTGTNGKTTVAAFVRSLFTQCGIPTGSIGTTGIFSSREEIVYKKSTPTTPEAPDLHKIFHDLRERKDQAAVMEVSSIAVDQKRVEGIEFDVAIHTNLSLEHLEYHKTFEHYKMSKMKLFDQTKKAVVNIDDDHMGRELASSFKGDLITYSLDRHSGADLIADNCHVTEEGTSFELLANGQSYLVRSSVYGNYNVQNLLAAIGAGLHAGLSLETVLPNLMTIENPKGRFQVIEEYGNRRIIIDYAHTPVALNSLLQEVKKLPHRRLIVMIAGIGIRDFGKMPKMAETVEGKADEIIVTVDHPGDHDPQKVVDQVMTGFRYPDNLSINTSLTRKEGVLKSLSLSDEGDVIILSSGCINGAQIVKGEYIPHSDEDIIQSYFKHHVPAKKKKIYRTEKTTTS